From the Bdellovibrio sp. ArHS genome, one window contains:
- a CDS encoding rhodanese-like domain-containing protein, producing MFNTIGYFQFNNLIQGRIPMLLVLLDNIDLNPWFNHVTRLHLENITVHSQPDDVLSLIQQRKLPLHYAVLVLDNDGAKSANVVASLEKAGFTNAYYIKGGFAELSTDRHQ from the coding sequence ATGTTTAACACTATTGGATACTTTCAATTTAATAACCTTATCCAAGGGCGTATTCCGATGTTGTTGGTGCTTTTAGACAACATCGATTTGAATCCATGGTTTAACCACGTGACACGTCTTCATCTGGAAAATATCACGGTCCACTCTCAGCCGGACGATGTTTTGTCTTTGATTCAACAGCGCAAGCTTCCTTTGCATTATGCCGTTTTGGTGCTCGACAATGATGGGGCGAAAAGTGCGAACGTCGTCGCGTCACTAGAAAAGGCCGGCTTCACAAACGCTTACTATATCAAGGGTGGATTCGCGGAACTGTCCACTGATCGTCATCAGTAA
- a CDS encoding porin, which yields MKKFLLTSLISTATAVSAQAGSLNLDMRADYNSTTYTDSTLPDQTKFYFKTGRLDYQAKALEDLSFRVRLAFNKDATRGVDATQTAVEYAYLTHKMNDTFSLSFGKFNTEFGGFEGSTSGADLYLTSEFYTRANLTGAATAALGANNVGTASLLYQTGVKGTFTFSGQTVHVLATNEAGGNTAVGPTDSQNSSMYGVIYRGAFVDKALNLNLSYHTMAGPTADDKHQFMAAGVMWNSSPIMFQFDYLVSEFKQDATSNKDTTSSMVAKLAYTGWEQWTPRLEFTSTEDKQEIAGDITQKFMGYGVVVEYKPYVDTNFRYHLSYNNITEKPETGDDVKRDEVVVGARLMADFLK from the coding sequence ATGAAAAAGTTTTTGCTAACGTCATTGATATCAACTGCGACCGCCGTGTCTGCCCAAGCAGGTTCTTTGAATCTGGACATGAGAGCAGACTACAACTCAACAACATACACAGATTCCACTCTGCCAGATCAAACGAAGTTCTACTTCAAGACCGGCCGTTTGGATTACCAAGCTAAAGCTTTGGAAGACTTGTCCTTCCGCGTTCGCTTGGCCTTTAATAAAGACGCAACTCGTGGCGTAGATGCAACACAAACAGCTGTTGAGTACGCTTATTTGACACACAAAATGAATGACACGTTCTCTTTGAGCTTCGGTAAGTTCAACACTGAGTTCGGTGGCTTCGAAGGTTCGACAAGTGGCGCGGATCTGTATCTGACATCTGAATTTTATACTCGCGCAAATCTAACAGGTGCAGCGACGGCAGCTCTGGGCGCTAACAACGTGGGAACTGCGTCTCTTCTTTATCAAACAGGTGTAAAGGGAACATTCACTTTCTCTGGTCAAACAGTTCACGTTCTTGCGACCAATGAGGCTGGTGGCAACACCGCAGTAGGTCCGACAGATTCACAAAACTCTTCTATGTACGGCGTGATTTATCGTGGCGCTTTCGTAGACAAAGCTTTGAACCTGAACCTGAGCTATCACACAATGGCCGGCCCTACTGCTGATGATAAGCATCAATTCATGGCGGCAGGTGTGATGTGGAACTCTTCTCCGATTATGTTCCAGTTCGACTACCTGGTATCTGAATTTAAGCAAGATGCAACCAGCAACAAAGACACAACTTCATCGATGGTGGCAAAACTGGCTTACACGGGCTGGGAACAATGGACTCCGCGTCTTGAGTTCACATCCACTGAAGATAAGCAGGAAATTGCCGGCGATATCACTCAAAAATTTATGGGTTACGGCGTGGTTGTTGAATACAAACCTTACGTAGACACAAACTTCCGCTACCACCTTTCTTATAACAACATCACAGAAAAGCCAGAAACTGGCGACGATGTTAAAAGAGACGAAGTGGTGGTCGGTGCCCGCTTGATGGCTGACTTCTTGAAGTAA
- a CDS encoding pyrroline-5-carboxylate reductase: MNPLLKTQKVGFLGAGNMAQAMIKGLVEGGIPAKNIYASNRTPGKLQKLEEQFKINTVSSNDELIDRCDIIILAVKPQDLLNALEPVTRAFDEHKIVISVAAGIRMEKLERFIQGARLARVMPNTPSLIGRGVIGYLLNDDDDSALESTVEDLFAPLGRVIKVGDEDQFEALMISCSSGTGFVFEMMMYWQDWIEEHGFSNEEARLMTIETFVGASLLAAQAREGVEDLQARVTSKKGVTAAGLQSMRELEIERALRISFEKAAMRNKEMAREIK; encoded by the coding sequence ATGAACCCACTGTTGAAAACACAAAAAGTAGGATTTCTGGGTGCAGGAAACATGGCACAGGCCATGATCAAGGGGCTGGTTGAAGGCGGCATTCCGGCAAAAAACATCTACGCGTCCAATCGCACGCCCGGCAAGCTGCAAAAGTTAGAGGAACAATTTAAAATCAACACCGTGTCCAGTAATGACGAACTCATTGACCGTTGTGACATCATTATTCTTGCGGTGAAACCCCAAGATCTTTTGAATGCTCTCGAACCCGTCACCCGCGCTTTTGATGAACATAAGATCGTCATCAGCGTCGCGGCTGGCATTCGCATGGAAAAGCTGGAACGTTTTATTCAAGGCGCCCGCCTGGCGCGAGTCATGCCGAACACTCCGTCGCTGATCGGTCGCGGAGTCATTGGGTATCTTCTGAATGACGATGACGACAGCGCCCTTGAAAGCACCGTCGAAGATCTTTTTGCACCCTTGGGCCGCGTGATCAAAGTGGGCGACGAAGATCAATTTGAAGCCTTGATGATTTCCTGCTCCAGCGGTACGGGATTTGTTTTTGAAATGATGATGTACTGGCAGGATTGGATTGAAGAACACGGCTTTTCCAACGAGGAAGCCCGTTTGATGACCATCGAAACCTTTGTCGGTGCGTCTTTACTGGCAGCTCAAGCGCGCGAAGGCGTGGAAGACCTGCAAGCTCGTGTGACCTCAAAGAAAGGTGTGACCGCAGCTGGACTTCAGTCTATGAGAGAACTGGAAATCGAGCGCGCTTTGCGCATTAGCTTTGAAAAAGCGGCCATGAGGAACAAAGAAATGGCGAGGGAAATCAAATAA
- a CDS encoding tetracycline resistance MFS efflux pump: MTSTSNKSQLAIIFFTVFLYLVGFGVVIPILPILSRNFGATALQTGLLLSVYSLMQFLFSPFWGRLSDRLGRRPILLFCLLGEGLSYIVFALSRSLEWLFVARILAGFFGASLSTASAYISDITPKQERSKGMALIGAAFGLGFVVGPALGGGLAVWGQSISSEPHFDTSFAAYWVAALCFANLLFGIKYLKESLSDKSESAEKKKRFSVMWHYLNLKTVGALMTVFLLTSFAMSSMEATLILYMGEKFQWNIKQVSFGFAYIGVIIVFTQGFLVRRLLPKWGERKVLRLGLALFAMGLTTIAFANSIGMMAIAMTLLSLGNGLSNPSILGSVSLLTDSKEQGVTMGVTQSMASLGRIIGPAFGGFLYGAVAMTAPFWASGALAFLGFAIVLYIYKFIPEHGRVK, from the coding sequence ATGACTTCGACATCAAACAAATCACAGCTCGCGATTATCTTTTTTACTGTTTTTCTGTATTTAGTGGGCTTTGGTGTAGTCATTCCCATTCTTCCCATTCTAAGTCGAAACTTCGGCGCAACGGCTTTGCAAACGGGTTTGTTATTATCCGTGTATTCATTGATGCAGTTTTTGTTTTCGCCGTTTTGGGGCAGATTGAGCGACCGCTTAGGCCGTCGTCCCATTCTGCTTTTCTGCCTTTTGGGCGAAGGGCTTTCCTATATCGTGTTTGCGCTGTCACGCAGTTTAGAATGGCTTTTTGTCGCCCGCATTCTGGCGGGATTTTTTGGCGCCAGCCTTTCCACCGCTTCTGCTTACATCTCTGATATCACACCGAAGCAAGAACGCTCTAAAGGGATGGCTTTAATTGGTGCAGCCTTTGGGTTGGGCTTTGTTGTCGGTCCTGCGTTAGGCGGCGGTTTGGCGGTCTGGGGCCAGTCCATTTCTTCTGAACCGCACTTTGACACTTCTTTCGCTGCCTACTGGGTCGCAGCCTTGTGCTTCGCCAATCTGCTTTTCGGCATCAAATATTTGAAAGAATCTTTAAGCGATAAAAGTGAATCCGCAGAAAAGAAAAAAAGATTTTCAGTCATGTGGCATTATCTCAATCTGAAAACTGTCGGCGCCTTGATGACGGTTTTCCTGCTGACATCATTTGCCATGTCATCCATGGAAGCCACTCTGATCCTTTATATGGGTGAAAAGTTTCAGTGGAATATCAAACAAGTCAGCTTCGGCTTCGCGTACATCGGCGTGATCATCGTCTTTACCCAGGGATTCCTGGTGCGCCGTCTTCTGCCAAAGTGGGGAGAAAGAAAAGTTCTTCGTTTGGGACTTGCTCTCTTCGCCATGGGACTGACAACGATTGCCTTCGCCAACAGCATAGGCATGATGGCCATTGCGATGACGCTGCTTTCTTTAGGAAACGGTCTTTCCAATCCGAGCATTCTGGGAAGTGTCAGTCTGTTAACCGACAGCAAAGAACAAGGGGTCACGATGGGTGTCACCCAGAGCATGGCTTCTTTAGGTCGAATCATCGGACCTGCTTTTGGTGGTTTTTTGTACGGAGCTGTGGCCATGACGGCACCCTTTTGGGCCTCAGGAGCTTTGGCATTCTTAGGCTTCGCCATTGTTCTTTACATCTACAAATTCATTCCTGAACACGGAAGAGTGAAATAA
- a CDS encoding DivIVA domain-containing protein: MRITPIDIAHKSFGKKMMGLDADEVMDFLQQVASQMESLIQERNALKEGIREKELSLMEYKERDQVLKETIATASQMAERLRQDADREAKLIIADAQQKAEIITRDSRDSLKKMYQEVTELKRARMQFEANLKALAQAHLSLLEQGEKYMPQMQLPNHNIANGNGNGAGRSPNVSPLSAE, encoded by the coding sequence ATGAGAATCACTCCTATAGATATTGCTCATAAGTCTTTCGGAAAAAAGATGATGGGTCTTGATGCTGATGAGGTTATGGATTTCCTTCAGCAAGTCGCGTCCCAAATGGAGTCTTTAATTCAAGAGCGTAATGCTTTGAAAGAAGGCATCCGCGAAAAAGAACTTTCCTTGATGGAATACAAAGAGCGCGACCAGGTTCTAAAAGAAACCATTGCGACGGCTTCGCAAATGGCAGAACGTCTGCGCCAGGACGCGGATCGCGAAGCCAAGTTGATTATCGCCGATGCTCAGCAAAAAGCGGAAATTATCACTCGTGATTCCCGCGACTCGTTGAAAAAAATGTATCAAGAAGTGACCGAGCTAAAACGCGCTCGCATGCAATTTGAAGCCAACTTAAAAGCTTTGGCGCAAGCACATCTTTCGTTGCTTGAACAAGGCGAAAAGTACATGCCGCAAATGCAGCTTCCCAACCATAATATTGCTAACGGCAATGGCAACGGCGCGGGCCGCTCACCCAATGTGTCTCCGCTGTCTGCAGAATAA
- a CDS encoding DUF167 family protein, producing the protein MLETIEGGVRLHLFIQPKASKNEVVGPHNGELKIKITAPPVDGKANETLIEFLSDYFDIPKRRVLLVKGDTGRHKTVDLLGVDAPTARELLKIP; encoded by the coding sequence ATGTTAGAAACGATAGAAGGTGGAGTTCGACTCCACCTTTTTATTCAACCTAAAGCCTCGAAAAACGAAGTTGTGGGACCCCACAACGGAGAACTCAAAATTAAAATCACGGCACCCCCTGTAGACGGAAAAGCCAACGAAACTTTGATCGAATTTCTATCTGATTATTTCGATATTCCCAAACGCCGGGTGCTTTTAGTTAAAGGCGATACGGGCCGCCATAAGACGGTCGACCTTTTAGGCGTGGATGCCCCCACGGCACGCGAGTTGTTAAAAATTCCCTAA